DNA sequence from the Chryseobacterium indicum genome:
ATACCAATACCAGTCAAGATTATAAAATTATAGAATTAGATTCAGTTTTAGAGCATAATTTTGAAACAAAAATCAATAAAGCCCGATTGAAATTTATTTCACTTTTGATTTTAGCTTTATGTAAAGTAAAAACAGTTAATTATCTGTCTTTGGCTAATGCTTTTGACAGTAATGCCACAGCGGAAAGTTCCTTCCGGAGAATACAAAGGTTTATGGCAAATTTTGATTTGCCCATGAAGTTGATTTCCGGTTTTATATTTAATATTTTGCCTGAAAAGGAAAATCTGGTTTTGGTGCTGGATCGTACTAACTGGAAGTTTGGAAGTTCCAATATCAATATCCTGATGCTTGGAATCTGCTATAAAAATATTGCTATTCCAATCATGTTCAGAACATTAGATAAAAGAGGTAATTCTGATACCACAGAAAGAATAGAATTAATAAGACAGTTCATCACCTGGTTTGGCAGGGATTGTATTAATTGCTTACTGGCGGACAGAGAATTTGTAGGGCATCACTGGCTGGAGTTTTTAAACAAAAACAACATAAGGTATTATATTCGGCTAAGGAAAAACTTCAAGGTATTTTGCTTTGATAGAAATCAGGAAAAACCTGTGTTTTGGCTGTTTAACAAATTAAAGAAAGGCGAGTTTTATCATCATCCGAAAATAGTGAAAATCAACGATGTTCTATGCTATGTATCTGGTGTGAAGGGGTTTGACAAAGAGGGTAAATTAGATACTTTAATTCTGGTTTCCTTTAATAAACCAGAAGAATCTTGGGAGTATTATAAAAAAAGATGGCAGATAGAAACTCTTTTTAAAGCTTTTAAAAGCAGCGGATTTAATATTGAAAGCACACATGTGACTGACCAGAAGAGATTAGAAAAATTATTTATGATCGTAATGATAGCCTTAGTTTGGTGTTACAAGATTGGTGATTTTGTAGATCAGAATATTAAAGCCATAAAAATAAAAAAACACCAAAGAAAAGCCTTAAGTGTTTTTAAATATGGGTTAAATCATCTCAACAACATACTTATGAATAGGTTAAATAAAATGAATATCAATGTATTACAATTTTTGTCATGTACTTAGAACTTTTTCACTTTTTTAAATTTTGCCTAAAATTACAAAATTGAACATAAAAACCATTTTCTGACATGATAAAATTTGTTAAAATGCCATTTTTAATTTCTTGTTTAAGTAAGCTTTTTTATTGTTTCAACCGGCTTTAAGTTTAACTACAAAAGATATTTTAGAAAGCTATTTTCAAAATAATCAAAAGTTTAGGTAAGTTTCAATCGTTAATGAAAATTAATTCGGCATTGCTTTCCATTTATGCAGAACAGAAGTATACAGATACATAAAGACAAATCCGCAGCATAAAATTATATAACTGAGATTGAATTCTAATGTTTTGATAATTGTAGGACAGTTATAAGACATGATATTGATCTGTTCACAGTTTCTTTCCTGATGGATATTAATGATAAAAAAGATCAGCAAGACAAAAAGAGCAAAGCCATTCATCGAGATGTTAATGAGAATTGAGGCTATAATTTTTTTAAGACTTTTCATCATTACAATTGGAAGCAGTAAAATTATCAGTCCTATAAAAAAGACAAAATAGGAAACAAAAAATTCAATTCCACTTCTACCGCCAGAAGCTGAAAATAATACTGTTACCAGAACAACTGCCAAGAATAAAACGCCTGCACTAATCACGCTGAAAAGAAGAGATTTAAGCCCTGTTATTCTGAAGCTGAAAATAATGGTAGAGAGGAAAAATGCGATCCAGATATAAATATGAATATTTTCTGAAAAGAAATCCGTAGATTTTATAATATCTACATTATTCAGAAGATTCTGAAGATTGTCTGAATAATAGTAGTAATCTGTAGTGTTATTCTTAAAATATTCCGCCGGAGAAAGCTGGTTATCAATATCCGGATTAAAGTCTCTGATCTGAACGGAATCATTTACCACTTCACCGTCTACAACAGCAACAGCAGAATCTGCAACAGTTTCGGTGTACACATAATTTCCGTCTTCGTCCATTGGCGGGTTATTTACATCATATTCTTCACCAGGAACCGGTTTGTATTTTTTGATAAAATATCTGACGTTGAAATCATTAGGATAATAGATCATTTTCACCCAGCTTTTTGAATCAAGGTTATTGTTGATTCCGAATTTTTTCGAAATATCAAGAAAACTTTTCAGCAGCTTTTCAATTTCAGCAGGATTTTTTTTATTCAGCAGATCCGTTGTAAATCTGTTCATTTCGAATCTCTTCTTTTTATAAGAGTCTTTAACCATCTGATTATATCCATCATAAGGTTCTTCAACAGAATATTGCATCCTCAAATAATCCTTTCCTGAATCATCATCACTATAAAATACATCAGAAAAATTATAATACGTTAAATCCGTGGTATTGATGTAGGATGACATATCCACGACATCTTTTTTGAAATAGTAGGTTGCAGAACCTTTTTTATTTTCTTCATACGCCAGATTCTTTTTGGTTTCACCTGACGGGAAAAGGAAATCTCCGTATTTATCTTTTTTATAAACGGTTTTTGAATATAAGTTATAGAACTGATAAACTCTGTTATAGTACACAAAATATTTCTGATTCCGGTCTATTTTATTAATATCCGTTTCGCAATACAAATCGTAAAACTTTGGAAAAGTTCTGTTATCCAAAGTATAATGCTCCAGATCCTGAGAAAGAAAAGCACTGGCTTTATTAATAACGTTGATGTTTTCTGTCATTTCCTGATCGGGATATTTGTTTTTGATAAACAATTTAAAACCCGTCATATAAGAAAAATAAAAAGTAGTACCTGCAAAAATAATAATGAAGTACTGAACAAACTGCAGGAACAATTTTCCTTTTGAAGAAGGATAAAAGTTTTTGAATGCGTTATTTTTAAACATCATAATCAGCCATCCTACAATCATGAGAACGGAAATAATGAGGTGGATAAAAATCATTCCTTCGCGGAAATAGTCATCTTTTACATTCATTTTCTGTAAAGAGACCGGATCAGCGTGAGAAATATAGCC
Encoded proteins:
- a CDS encoding IS4 family transposase encodes the protein MFLRHSTKYTNTSQDYKIIELDSVLEHNFETKINKARLKFISLLILALCKVKTVNYLSLANAFDSNATAESSFRRIQRFMANFDLPMKLISGFIFNILPEKENLVLVLDRTNWKFGSSNINILMLGICYKNIAIPIMFRTLDKRGNSDTTERIELIRQFITWFGRDCINCLLADREFVGHHWLEFLNKNNIRYYIRLRKNFKVFCFDRNQEKPVFWLFNKLKKGEFYHHPKIVKINDVLCYVSGVKGFDKEGKLDTLILVSFNKPEESWEYYKKRWQIETLFKAFKSSGFNIESTHVTDQKRLEKLFMIVMIALVWCYKIGDFVDQNIKAIKIKKHQRKALSVFKYGLNHLNNILMNRLNKMNINVLQFLSCT